A window of Epinephelus lanceolatus isolate andai-2023 chromosome 3, ASM4190304v1, whole genome shotgun sequence genomic DNA:
TCCTCTCTGTCGAAAAAAGAAGCAACTCTGACTCATGCCCCAGTCAATCCTTCCTCCacgctttctctctctccgtctctctgctTTCGCTCCTCGCTCCCTCCAAATGTGTCCTCAAAACACTCCCCCGGCATCTCTAACCAAATAATCAAATGATTACGATGTAGCAGCTTGCCAGGTCCCGGGTCTGCTCCCCATGCTTATCTCCCTCTCATTATGTCAGGCAAATGTGTGTTTGCTCAGAAAAATGCAAAAGTAGCAgtggcagagtgtgtgtgtgtgtgtgtgtgtgtgtgtgtgtgtgagcagctgcATGCCAGGATTATAACCAGAAGACTCTTATCCTTAGAAACATCTTTCTTCTCACCTTTGTGTTCTCgtcatttaattttctctctcacCTTGGGCTTATTTGTATATGACTCCTGAAGAGACAAAGGCATACTGTGACTCCTGGTTTTGCCCCCTTCACCCATGATGAAGGAGTTATTTTTGTTCAGGCATTCATCACAGGTCACATATCTTTGGCTACATGCCTAAAATATAATCATATTAACTGCAGGGGGTGTTTCTGACAGACTGCAACTAAACCAAATAAATATGTAACATACACATCAGCAGCTATGACCTGAATGGTTAATAAACAGATGAGCGctgcagggggaactactaagtgGAGGTAAAGCATGCTGCTGTCCAGCACAGGATTTATGGGATTTTTATTCCAACCTCCAAAACAGATGTTCATTGAAGAGGCTGTTTTAAATATTTGCCAGTCCAAGGCTGTAGCCATGAAGTCAGCACTGGGGGGGACTAAATGTGCCCCCTGAAAAAAAACCTAAATCAAAAACTAATTTAATATTCAATACAGTACACTATATGAATACATAATTAACTGCAGGTAACTGGGCTATTATAGCCAACATTATTGTCAGTTGATTGATAAGCACTCACAAATTGGCCTCTTTTCccaaaaatgtttgtttctacctagtctcgccaccagacaatcagagatctccgccttctgataaagcgtctaaagactgacttgtgagtctagtttCTACCCCACGAAATTACTGACACTTCTTTAGCAAAGTATTATATTTCCACAATAACAATTCTGTTACAAAATGATGAATTGATGTTAATGCTACCTTGTATTGATTTCTGAACAGAAGTGTACAGTGGTACCAGTGGTGTAAGGAGAGCCCGGCCTCACTGCGAAGTCGTCAAAAATCCggagcttgggcagtgacttgcggcgtcagaaaccgacgaaaaaaggcgtcctgtaacgtcggcatgatacgtgggtGGTTGCCGTTATGCCTGGCGGCGATGTcaggggaaatgcagcaggacagggacgaaagttaaggcgatTTAAGTCTGGATGGGGTGGTCATGAGGGGTGATGGACGGGTCTAagaaacaccaactttcacccaagagagcggtgtttgtgtgctgtaagattctaaagccaaaccctgttcttttttcctaaacccaaccacgtgtgtttgttgttgaaggaaaaaagacataaatttgcggtgttgtaccgacgtagtgcatttattttgaaagagaccatgtaaatgttaaatttcctgtgaaaacagaagtgtattttgaaaaaagacaatgcgtgtaacaagcagaacttgacacgttgtcccagaatgtcaacaaccaacgacccagggtatcttgcacgtcgtatgtggacatggaaagtccatgaccaaaatgtcaatatgtgacgaggtcggagtaaAAATGTGTTGGTAAGGAAGTTACGATGGGCCCCAGCGTGCACTAAGATGATGGGCCCTCGTGCAAGCTATTGTGGATGTCTTGTCttgacacaaagagagacaacatcaacatatatattacccagcaatcatcattttATATCtggcaaaaatatcaaagagaGTAGGAAATGTATCATGTTACAGAATAGTTTTTGTAGTATATTTATAGATTGTATAgctcatattaaaaaaaagcatataattttgttttagatagctactgactatttacaaaaaagaaaccatgatgcagatgggtttgcctttttgatgataaatatagcaaatggctccattttgaatttaataatgttctttatttatcatttatctaTAAACACAAgtatatttccaaggtggaaaTACTGTACAGATCACTTGCAAGCACCCAGTCTCTATACGGGCCCTTCCACCCCAGGGTCCCCAGTGCAATCGCACTGCATTCACTGTCTATATGTACAGTGATGAAATAATCAACAAATTGATGGGGGCATTTCGAGCATATTCGAATATTGGCGGTCCAGAActcaagggggaaaaaaacaatgacaaagtaCATGCATGTGTTGTTTAATTCCAAAGTTGCTCTGAAGGAGTGACGGGATACCTGGATATAACATTGGATGGTTGCAGAATAACTTCAGAAGCAACAAGTAATTGCCACAAGTTAAAATTACAATGAGTCACTTTGTGCTAAAGCAAAGGACACATTAGGGATGTGATAGAGGTATGAATTTAATAACCCTGTGATAGAGATAtgaatttaaatataaaatacgaCTGTATTGTCTGTCAGTATGGTACTGACCTGACATGAACAAAATGAATGTATCTTTGTTGACAAtcaatatctatctatctataataAAGTGCCTTCTCAATTCGCGATTATCACCCAGACATCACGTAGAAGCCGGAACATTATTTTAACATGAGCAGGTGCTAACAAGCTTCTCAGTGAGTTGAACATCACAGTTACACCTTCACAGTATCTATGAGCCTCCAAACTATTCACAGCAGTCAGGATGAGCTGTATGTTTTAAGGATCTGTTGATCAATAatatgtgttttcttattttgcaacCTAACATTCAAAGACAAAGAAGCATCCAGAATCTGAGCCCATGCTCGTCAGAGCAAGTCAGCATCTTTCGCTCCTTCTTTGAAGCAGTCAGCTTTTTCCTTTCAATGAAAGCTGGAGGAAAAGGTTAACAATCttcaatttaatatttttgctCAGTGAATACCAAAAGCAGTCACTTCTCTGGGATTTTAATTCAAAATGTGCACTGCACACTAATGCATACTGGACAATAGTGGACGAATTGTAGGCACATATTACAAAAATTGCAGCGCTTATTAACATCTCAGTACCTGCATGAATAATGGGGAGTTATAGGTATTCATTCCCATAGGTTGGAAAAGATGTATAAGTGGAGAATACAGATGGACGACAAAGCAAACTGCAAATCAAGTAAGTAAACTGCAGAAATAAAGTGATTAAGAGTTAATGGTATCTCAAGGCCATGGATTTAACACGAGCTCTGTTTGGTGCGAGGCTGAGAAGTTATCAGACAAATAATAGAGGAGTGGTATAAGTATTTTTAATCATGTGGGGGACACCTAGTGGTCAGATAATGCTAAACACTGTTTACAAGACCTGGTGTGCTTTTCACCTGCATATACAGGCAATGCATTGCCCAAACtcattttttaagttttaaacaCTAGTTGTGTCTGAATATCACACTGACCCTGCCTGGAAATCAGGAGGTTAAATgtcaaaagtaaaagaaaagggGATGGAAGGAGCTGGTGAGAAGAAAAGCActgctgtaaacaaaactcCACAGGAGAGATGCAGTAGCAGGTCAGAATTGAGAGTGAGCACGAATATGACTCACAGGACAGATTTGTGAATTTGagctatataaataatattgaCTTGGCTTGACATCTGGTAGCAAATGTTCCCTAGAATGACTCACCCAGGgattgtgtttttctgtctctcaaacacacaatcagtccaaaaatattaatgCACCTTGTTTTTCTCAGAGTTTAAATCTTTTGATAAAATCTAAACCTCTGGGTGATAAATACATAGCTACTGAAGGAACACACAGGTCACAACAATGATTAGACTCCTAATTCCTAAACACAAGTTAGCATTTGGTTTCAGTCCATTCAGTCATTAAAACGATATTCATAACTTTGATTAATTTTCATGGAAAACCCCTTTGATTCTTTTCAACAGTGGACCCTTGCGGACTAAAGGAATACGAATAACTTATggggtaattgaggaatgggATGCTTCAGAGGAAGGGAATCACCACTTGTTTTTTCGTCATACCCATTAATATACCCGAATTAtagtcttctctggtgctcttggtttcagtaaaatgaactcaaggattgaattgtggagaatctaaccaaGCTCACGTTGTGTGTAGCATATCCatactgacaaaagtttaaatatttatatttgattGTGCGATATAAACAGCTAACTAAggttagctcaagtgggtagtcaACAGCCCTGTTTTATACATTCAAAGAACTTCTATCAAATGCTTGCTCAAACTGCTTGTCAAACAGACtgggcgtctaattgagacaagcctttatttgtcaaaatgtgtagccacaccacaCAAGGAAAAGGGACTAGGCATTTAATTAGAACTAGGCTTTGAATTGAAGttttaggtatttttattttcattatgttttGAGGGATTCTACTGTGGCTATTGCCTAACTTCAAATGCTTAAGTCATTTTGGCCTTTATGTACGGTTTCCTGCTTCCAGTTGTTCATTAAAGCTTTCACTTTTTGCAGAATATTGAAATGTATTAGACTGTTCATTACTTGTATTTGCATATGGTagaaaaaaataggaaaaactgTGTAACCAATACCAGTTTGTCCACTTCCTGGTAGCTATTTTCTCTGAGTGCTGAGCCACTCTATGGAACATCTGTGCTGTGGAAAATGCTCCCACTCAAACATCATAGTTGTCCTCACACCATGGCACGCTAGCCTCTTTGGGGTCAGCAGTATTCTGGCTCCATCTTGTGGTCATACGGACTAAGTGCAACTAAAAGTGCAGAGCGTTACCTCCGTTGTGCCAGATCCTGATTCTCCGCCAAGTTGAGCTACACGTCAGTAGGGAACCTGTACTGGTGACTGGACGTGTGCAGCGCGCGTCAGGCGGTTCCCGGATGCACCAAACAGAAACATGGACCGGGTAGTTGTGGAAGTGCCGATCAACAACGGTGAGATACCTTACCGCCTCCACGTCTCACGCGCCTTTCAAACCACTTATATTAACATCTCCTTAACGGCGTTTGGTGCTTCTCTCGATTCGTGCGCAAaatgctcctcctcctcctctgacgcGTGGTTTCGGCATTGAACGTGCTGTAGCCTCTGTAGGGCtaccacagctttacaggctattTGTCTCGGTTCTGTGTAGGCATTCTTGTAGCTGCAGGCGACCGGCTGCCTGCACTTGTGCACAGTGTTGAGCACAGCAGTGACAGAGCTGCTGTCATCTGTCTAACAGCAGTTTTGCAACTGAAAAACTGCTGCCACCTTTTACCTCTCTGCACCAAAACACAGGCCATGTCTGTCCCCAATCATTAGATAGATCAGATAACATTAgattcaactttattgtcatgGCACAGAGTCCAAGTACTAAGACAACGAAATGAACTTAACCATCTGGTTAGTTAGTCATATGCATGGTAATAACATGTAATGACATGATCCATTGAGCATTTCTCTAATGACCCCATGTTCATCTGACATAGGTCAGTTTAATTATGCTTGCAGTCTTATCCAGGAAGTGTAATGGTCTTGGTCCAATTATAACACTTGGTTACCAAGGTAACAGTGGGTTCAGCAGTAACATATACCCAAGCTGGACTTGATAGTTCTAATGCTGATAatgctgataataataataacaataataatgtgaTTATGGGATATAATTTATTTGTTCCCTTTTTAAGAAGGTCAGAGCAGTTCTGAACTACCCTCTGAGTGAGTGATGGTTTCCTGATGTATCATCTCACCTCAGTGTTTTTCAACATACTTTTAGGCTGTATCAGTTCTATTTTATTGTGTTCTGTTCTATTCCCAATTTTAGGTTTTTCCCTCGCCGGCCCTTCCACGACCCCACGAAAGCGCCAGGTGCGTTTTTCAGCAAGGCACGACATCATCCTTCTGCGGGAGGTTATCGCCCAGAACCCCTTTGCTTCCAAAGAGCCAGGTTAGTCCTGTTTCTAAAGGACCAATCTGCCTGAAAACACTTCCATAAGCTACTCTGTAGATGCAGAGAGCTGCAGTTCCTGCTTGACAAATGGGGGCAATGTGTGGTGCCATcggttgtcaaaaatattgatttattgatacaTATGGATTCTGAATGCTTTAAACGGTTTCGGTACTCATTTTCAACAGTATCAATACACCGGTACCAGCTCACTTTCTCGCTCTCTGTTATATTGTAATGTTTTctgcagtcattctgctgttttctgctactaaccaagaaaagaaaagttgctGTTATCATGTTGTAGCCTTATTATGTTTCACTTGTATGCCCTCAATGTCAGTTTTTCCCTGTAGTATCAAAAATGGTATCAGATATTGACGTTTCTCAAGATATTGCACTGAAGTTAGAAATGCAAGTATCATTATGACACTACATCACAATATTTCTAGTGGAGCTACAATGACATTTAATCCAGGGACACTACCTATCCAAAACATTAATAGCATCTTTACAATCTCCTCTTACCTTAAACAGTAATTGTGTTCACCAGACATTCAACAGAAATCCATCACATAACAGCCAGAAAGACCAATCAAAGGGAAGACATGACACTTCCCTGTATTCATGagctacatactgtatatttacatGTGGCTGAACGTTTTCATCTTCATCAGGACGGATCTGGGCCCGAGTGGGGGAGATCATCACTGCAGCCCTCCAAGATGAGAACTTTGAGGTAGATGCTAGGAGGTGCAGGGAGAGGACCATGCTGCTGCTGGATTACTACAAGAAGCAAGACTTTCCCAGTCTGCGCAGGTTGGTTCGCTCACTAGAGCCATTATTTCCTCAAGCAACAGATGGCACTGAATTGGATGTATGCTGACTTGTAGTTGTGCTTGGCCTAACCAGAAAGAAAgtttaaaggaaaacaaaatgataatttgtgtatcagttagtCACTGCACGTTACCTTGAATTGGTAAAGAAAACGTTCTTTTCTTGTGTGCCTCCACAGTGGCTGGAGAATCCAAAAGAGGCGAACATTTCTTATGAATTTAAGCAATCAGGGTTAGCATTcagcaacagcaaaattatatcaaaacattggATACACACTTAATTTATGGAGAATCTttgcttttttggattctccgttcacagTGGTGGTATGCAAGAAAACAAAGTTTCCTTAACAAATTCAAAGTAACTGTGACGAATAATTGATATACCAAGGGTCATTTTATGGGTGAAACATTCCTTAAATGTGAGTGTGCTTTTGGTGTACTCAGATTTGGAACAGAGAGGTTGTACGCCCAAAAGGAAGATCTGCTCCATGAGGTTTTGGAGCTGGAGGCTGAGAAGGGGCTCCTGGCCAGTGGGGAGAACACAAAGTACCAGGTGGGTGTTGCGTTAGCAGAGAGGAGTAGGTTAAAATTTGTGACACCACTTGTACAAGAAATGTTTCTTTACAGAAGGCGTTTTAGTGCCCTTGAGCTGGAATACAGGGGCAGATCAAACATATAAGTTACAGCTTTCACTTATACTTTACTTGTCAGCAGCACTTTGGAGTAAAAGACATTGTGCTTGGCCAAAGATTAAAGTGTGAGATTCATAACAACAGTTGTTCTGATTTCAAAGACTGACATGGATATTAAACCACAGCCTATTCAATTGTTCAGTGGTTCTAAACATTTCAAGCTTCTGTCTCCTTAAAATGAAATGAGTGTCAGTGTTCAGCCCCTTGTCATGAGTTTGAAGTAGTGAGCAGTTTTACCAAAGTGTTACTTCCCCTGAATAATCTTTAGAGGACAGAAGAAGCAAGAGTATTTGTTGtttcacatgaaaaaatgtAAGAGAAATTTATCCTAAGACAATACAAATATAgtgctttttttctcttctttcctgTCTCAATAATCATCTCTTTAACCTTCATATATATTGTGTGACCCTTTGTGAACCAAAAGTACAGCTATATTTTCTGAAATTAGATTTATGAtaatgcagtggtggaatgtaagtAAGTACATTTGCTCAAGCACTGCGCTTAAGTACACAGTTTGAGGTGATTCAACTTAAATTTATTTAAGTATTTCTATTTTACgaactttatatttctactccaccacatctcagaggtaaatactgtagtttttactccactacatgtgtcTAACAGCTTTAGTTTCTTTTCAGACAGTTTTTCATACCCTTCCTgtccaaaaacaatgtatgtttttgaattcttgtaataaactgaaggatgaactCTTCCTACTGTATATGGGTTGAGATGACTCTTCCACTTCTTAAGCTAAATAAACCATTTAAAACCCGTCTTGGATTATATTGAAAATGCACCATCGTAACAAAGCTGaatttttttctgacaccatgaaaaAGTGACTTTTAAGAGAATCATGGTTCTCACAGGTCAGTGATGCTACAAACATATGAATAACGTGAGCtcttatagaatatgatgcattgctgtagattaagCCAAACAGTAAAATGCAgcttacacattaaaacaacagtaatattaatccaaaaacatcagatatgatagtaaaacactgacagggcaCCTTTAaagcataatgagtacttttgcTGAAAATACTTAGATATGTTAATGTCAGTAAGGTTGTGAATGCATGGCTTCTATTCGTAGTGGAATATTTCCACAGTGTTACATTAGtacttttcctttaaaacacctaaatgcttcttccaccactgttatACATGTTTTTAGCTTACTTTGCACCTTTTTTATAGGGTCAGGATGCCCATTGTCTCATGAAAATACTACAGTCGATGTACATTTTTTCTGCCTGTGCTGGCGATTATCTTTTCTAACAGTTTACTGGAACTGAGGCTATAGCTGGGAAATTGGACATCCAAGTCAGCAGATATTTTGTTCCCTGTATCTACTCAACCACTTCCCTTTTCTACCTCTTGGTGGCATTCAGTGACAAGCCAACTGCTTATACAGCACCACTAACACTATCACTGCTGCTGCAACTACTCCAATACTGCTATTGCTGTAACAACTTCTACTGCTGCTGTTGGTAACAGTTGCTGCCATCGCTCATTATCCTCTTTTTCCTTGCTCTTATTGTTGTATTTCATCTTGTCCTGATCTCTTTTAGGATGATGAACTGAGAAAGCGAGCCATAGAAGAACTGTCTCTACCAGAGCAGGACAAACCCAACATCACCATCACACAAGCACCCACTGCAGgtaaaaacacattcacacatgacAACAATCTGTCACTTGATAGTTAAAGTAAATGTGTTCATATTACCTCCAAGGTCATTCCCTCTCAGTCATTACGTCCTGCTGACAGACTAATCATATCTTGTTAATTATGGAATATGACTCAGTAGGTAATGTGCATGTAATGAAAGACACTGCCAACCACACTGGAGTCCCAAATACTGCGTAATTGTTTCCTGGCATAGTAAAATATGCTGGTAATGCAATCCATTAGGTAGCATTGTTAATATCTTGTGAGGGAATAGGAGATTTGATCACGTTCATCCATTTTGCACCACTGGGTTTGGGTATTAAGTCTTTAAAGTGTGAAACATTAACTTGcttgaaatgtattttgttttgcttttatggAGAAGTCTTCAGAGGTGTAAGTGTTTTCTACTCAAAATACCAACTTTGATGGAGCAAAGCTCAAACCCCTCAACCCCAGCTCTCAATTTCAAGTTCAAGCGCCTGTGTAAGCAAGTATTTGCCCTTCTCAAGTGTCCTTCAGCAATGAATCCCTGCCAGCTCTGTGGATGTTGCTGTGATGTTGCACTGCTCCCTTTGGAAATGGGTACATTTTTACATAATTACTGTCACAGCAGAACCAGAAGAAGATCGCGAGGAAATGGCAGAGCTTTCTGCAGCGCCCACAGCCAAGCGGCCCTGCCAGTGCTGCTGCCAGACCTACTCTGAGATCCTCAGCTTCCTGGAGAAACGCTCAGAGGCGGAGCAGCGGCTGCGGGAGGAGGAACTCGCCCTGCGCCGGGAAGAGCTGGAGATTCAAAGGAGTAAGATTTTCAGAAAATAGAGTAGTGGGATGTCGAATTCAACCCTTAAATTCAAACCAATTGTTCGTCACAGCTATATTATGGTTTTCTGTTCTGGTGAATATTTCTATCCTGCAAGGTAgattttcacaaaacacaaaatacttGACAGGATGCTTGTTATCAAGCATTTGTTATAGATGTTTCTGATCAAGTTTTTATGGTACTAATTTTCACTATATTTTAATTGTTGGGTTTTTCCATCCTAGAcaaaattctttttttaaagatattttttagcctttaattgataggacagacaagtgtgaaagggggagagagagagggagagacatgcagcaaagggccacaggctggactcgaactcgggtcactgcggcaacagccttgtacatggggcacctgctctaccactaagccaccgtcGCCCCCCTAGGCAAAATTCTAATGAAGTTTGAATTAAAAATTGCTTTATTATCATTCTGAAtttccatttcattttaaaaatctgagaCAGCAGCAACTCAAGGGTCTGGAGCCAGGCTaaattaaagctggggtaggcagtttaattttgcGTCACTTAGCAAATATCTCATAATAACCTTACAgaacactagacttctgcacctttACTTGGCTCTGTTATTAGGCTTTATAAACTCCAGGCCAGGACGGGAGAATTTGGCCAATCGCAGGTCATTTTCAGAGattgcagctgtcagtcatgtcagtccCTTCCTGGAAAGTATtttgtgtactgtttagctgtaaaatgagaaagcttGTGACCTGGCTGCCATGTTAAAACATTACACTTAAAGAATCAGTGAGGTAATGATGTCAGCTAAAAAGGGTCAAGATTTTCTTAAAACTGTTATGTTGCCATCATCCTCAAGGTGCCCTGACCTACAGATTTGATTTCCATTTGTTTTCTTCTCAGGTAAGATCACTCTGGAGAGGGAACGTCTGGGAgctgagagaaaagagagggagcGGAGATTTGAGCTGGAGAGCCAAGAGAGGCAGGTCATCTTGGACCTGCTGAAAGACAAGGTGCTGAAAGGCTGAAAAACTGAATCACCTGCATTACAATGCCATCCTCAGAAAAAGTCAAAGCATGAAATACGGGAAAACATAGTCGACCGCTTGAAAGAGGAAGGACTacagggaaacaggaagtgaaaagaTCAATGGTTGTAGCCTGTGACATGCAAGTCTTTGACCTGGTAAGATAACCAAACAAAATGTAGGGAAGTAATAGAGGATTAGCAGTTGCCTCAACAGCCAGACGGATTAGTAATGTTGGGAGTGTCTGGGTGTCAGAAAGCatatcatgtgtgtgtgtctgatgcaGAAAGTACCAAAATAGACATAACACTACAGACAGACTTTAAAAGCTGCAATATTTTCCAAAACAGCTGCACAAAGCTGGCGCACATAGATCCCAATAGACACTCCCTGCATTTTATTCCTCATGGCACAGTCTGCATGAGGATTTAAAAGCGCTGCAATCATTGGAGTGTCACCTCAGAAAAGGAATGCAGAAAAGGGTGTGGAGCGGTGTCTTAGGTGGGGCGATCTCTTGAGCC
This region includes:
- the LOC117255096 gene encoding uncharacterized protein LOC117255096 isoform X2, with product MDRVVVEVPINNGFSLAGPSTTPRKRQVRFSARHDIILLREVIAQNPFASKEPGRIWARVGEIITAALQDENFEVDARRCRERTMLLLDYYKKQDFPSLRRFGTERLYAQKEDLLHEVLELEAEKGLLASGENTKYQDDELRKRAIEELSLPEQDKPNITITQAPTAEPEEDREEMAELSAAPTAKRPCQCCCQTYSEILSFLEKRSEAEQRLREEELALRREELEIQRSKITLERERLGAERKERERRFELESQERQVILDLLKDKVLKG
- the LOC117255096 gene encoding uncharacterized protein LOC117255096 isoform X1 gives rise to the protein MDRVVVEVPINNGFSLAGPSTTPRKRQVRFSARHDIILLREVIAQNPFASKEPGRIWARVGEIITAALQDENFEVDARRCRERTMLLLDYYKKQDFPSLRRFGTERLYAQKEDLLHEVLELEAEKGLLASGENTKYQDDELRKRAIEELSLPEQDKPNITITQAPTAAEPEEDREEMAELSAAPTAKRPCQCCCQTYSEILSFLEKRSEAEQRLREEELALRREELEIQRSKITLERERLGAERKERERRFELESQERQVILDLLKDKVLKG